In Pseudomonas poae, a single genomic region encodes these proteins:
- a CDS encoding NUDIX domain-containing protein translates to MENTWLAQAKRLQALASTGLHFCTDDFERERLEEIAEIAHSMLAQLGNVPLERITGLVTDFAQRYSTPMIDVRGAVIDGDRILLVRELTDGCWALPGGYADIGLSAAENIIKEIHEEAGLTVTARALYSVTHKAKGLYRPDVRDFYKLYFLCDRVDQLAPMAGFETTDVGFFRLDELPPLSRGRTIESDLEAAFAFHRGETTHTLFD, encoded by the coding sequence ATGGAAAACACCTGGCTCGCCCAAGCCAAACGCCTGCAGGCGTTAGCGTCCACGGGGCTGCACTTTTGCACCGATGACTTCGAGCGCGAACGTCTTGAAGAGATCGCCGAGATCGCCCACAGCATGTTGGCGCAACTGGGCAACGTGCCATTGGAACGCATCACCGGGCTGGTCACAGACTTTGCCCAACGCTACTCGACGCCGATGATCGACGTGCGCGGCGCGGTGATCGACGGTGACCGAATCCTGCTGGTGCGCGAGTTGACCGATGGCTGCTGGGCGTTGCCTGGGGGCTATGCCGATATCGGTTTGTCGGCGGCCGAGAACATCATCAAGGAAATCCACGAGGAAGCCGGGCTCACGGTAACCGCGCGGGCGCTGTACAGCGTGACGCACAAGGCCAAGGGCTTATACCGGCCGGATGTGCGGGACTTCTACAAGCTGTACTTCTTGTGTGACCGGGTGGACCAGCTTGCGCCAATGGCTGGGTTCGAAACCACCGACGTCGGCTTTTTCCGCCTGGATGAGCTGCCGCCACTGTCCCGTGGGCGCACCATCGAAAGTGATCTTGAAGCCGCATTCGCGTTCCATCGCGGCGAGACCACGCACACGCTGTTCGACTGA
- a CDS encoding cytosine permease — protein MTQQEPGNDYPLSEVPMHARKGLASTAMVLLGFTFFTATMFAGGKLGVAFSFTDMLGVVALGNLLLGIYAAGLGYIAFKSGLNSVLMGRFCFGEVGSKLSDLILGFTQIGWYAWGTATAAVVLGKYFELGQGSVLALMVLFGLVFCATAYIGYRGLEILSYIAVPAMGILLFLSMWVATVKVGGLEGLLAVVPTGELDLSTAITLVFGTFVSGATQATNWTRFSRSAKVAVLASLIGFFVGNGLMVLIGAYGAIVYQQPDVVEVLLLQGFAMAAMAMLLLNIWSTQDNTIYNFAVAGCNLLRTKRRKTVTLVGAVIGTLLALLGMYDMLVPYLILLGTVIPPIGGVIMADFFYHYRGHYPRLADARLPAFNWPGLVAYAVGTVLAFHSPWVAPLVGIAAASLTYIALTAVLRVPLADARA, from the coding sequence ATGACGCAGCAAGAACCGGGTAATGACTATCCCCTCAGCGAAGTCCCCATGCATGCGCGCAAGGGCCTGGCGTCCACCGCCATGGTGCTGCTGGGCTTCACGTTTTTTACCGCGACCATGTTTGCCGGCGGCAAGCTGGGCGTGGCGTTCAGTTTTACCGACATGCTCGGCGTAGTGGCCTTGGGTAACCTGTTGCTGGGTATTTACGCCGCAGGCCTGGGTTACATCGCCTTCAAAAGCGGCCTGAACTCGGTGCTGATGGGGCGCTTCTGCTTTGGCGAAGTGGGCAGCAAGCTCAGCGACCTGATCCTCGGTTTCACCCAGATCGGCTGGTACGCCTGGGGTACCGCCACTGCTGCGGTGGTGCTCGGCAAATATTTCGAGCTGGGCCAAGGCAGTGTGCTGGCGCTGATGGTGCTGTTCGGCCTGGTGTTTTGCGCGACCGCCTACATCGGCTATCGCGGCTTGGAGATTCTGTCCTACATCGCCGTGCCGGCCATGGGCATCCTGTTGTTTCTGTCGATGTGGGTGGCCACGGTCAAGGTCGGCGGGTTGGAGGGGTTGCTGGCGGTGGTTCCGACCGGCGAGCTGGATTTGTCCACCGCGATTACTTTGGTATTCGGCACCTTCGTCAGCGGCGCAACCCAAGCGACCAACTGGACACGGTTTTCCCGCTCGGCCAAGGTTGCGGTGCTGGCCAGCCTGATCGGATTTTTTGTCGGCAACGGCCTGATGGTGCTGATCGGTGCGTACGGCGCCATCGTCTATCAGCAGCCGGACGTGGTGGAAGTGTTGCTGCTGCAAGGCTTCGCCATGGCGGCGATGGCCATGTTGCTGCTGAACATCTGGAGCACCCAGGACAACACCATCTACAACTTCGCCGTGGCTGGCTGCAACCTGCTGCGCACCAAGCGCCGCAAGACCGTGACCCTGGTCGGTGCAGTGATCGGCACCCTGCTGGCGTTGCTCGGTATGTACGACATGCTGGTGCCCTACCTGATTTTGCTGGGCACTGTGATCCCACCGATTGGCGGGGTGATCATGGCGGACTTCTTCTACCACTATCGCGGCCATTACCCTCGTCTGGCGGACGCGCGCTTGCCGGCGTTCAACTGGCCGGGGCTGGTGGCGTATGCCGTGGGCACTGTGCTGGCGTTCCACTCGCCATGGGTTGCGCCGTTGGTGGGGATTGCTGCTGCATCGCTGACCTACATCGCGCTCACCGCCGTACTGCGCGTGCCGTTGGCTGACGCACGGGCATGA
- a CDS encoding class I SAM-dependent methyltransferase, with protein sequence MNQVSGRKHNDVASYSAQYSADFVERWDELIDWEKRKAGEGGFFEKLLREHGVQSVIDVSTGSGFHAVQLKQAGFDVVATDGSSTMLTKARANFREHGLEIQSHYRDWLSLDPQDLGQFDAVVCLGSSLCHVFAAHDRLNVLEKFRALLKPGGLLIVDQRNFLAIRAGNFKASGNYYYCGTNASVSLGQVDQHLCEFIYTFDNAEQYRLKVYPLLPGELATEVLASGFAVHESYGDFQRNYDMMNCDFVIHTARAV encoded by the coding sequence ATGAATCAAGTATCAGGGCGAAAACACAACGATGTGGCCAGTTACTCCGCGCAATATTCGGCGGATTTCGTCGAGCGCTGGGACGAGTTGATCGACTGGGAAAAACGCAAGGCGGGGGAGGGCGGTTTCTTTGAAAAGCTGCTGCGTGAACATGGCGTGCAGTCGGTGATCGATGTATCGACGGGCAGTGGCTTCCACGCGGTGCAGCTCAAGCAAGCGGGTTTTGATGTGGTGGCCACCGACGGCAGCAGCACCATGCTGACCAAGGCCCGGGCGAACTTTCGTGAGCATGGCCTGGAGATTCAATCCCACTACCGTGACTGGCTGTCCCTCGACCCGCAGGACTTGGGGCAGTTCGATGCAGTGGTGTGCCTGGGCAGTTCGTTGTGCCACGTGTTCGCCGCCCATGATCGCCTCAATGTGCTGGAGAAGTTCCGGGCCTTGCTCAAGCCGGGTGGTTTGCTGATTGTCGACCAACGCAACTTCCTCGCCATTCGCGCGGGTAATTTCAAAGCCAGCGGTAATTACTACTACTGCGGCACGAACGCGTCGGTCAGCCTGGGTCAGGTCGATCAGCACCTCTGTGAGTTCATCTACACCTTCGATAACGCTGAGCAGTACCGGCTGAAGGTTTACCCATTGTTGCCTGGGGAGTTGGCCACTGAGGTGCTTGCGTCCGGGTTTGCCGTGCATGAGAGCTACGGCGATTTCCAGCGTAACTACGACATGATGAATTGCGACTTTGTCATCCACACTGCACGCGCTGTGTAA
- a CDS encoding DUF4406 domain-containing protein, producing MKRIYLSGPMTGLPGLNFAAFHAMTTNLRAGGHTVTNPAEINPDGGTWNDCMRRDIAALMDCDTVATLPGWEHSKGARLEVLIAERLGMTVVNAYDLLTRETA from the coding sequence GTGAAACGGATTTACCTAAGCGGCCCCATGACCGGCCTGCCCGGCCTCAACTTCGCCGCCTTCCACGCGATGACCACCAACCTGCGCGCCGGCGGCCACACAGTAACCAACCCTGCCGAGATCAACCCCGACGGCGGCACCTGGAACGACTGCATGCGCCGCGACATTGCCGCCCTGATGGACTGCGACACCGTGGCCACCCTGCCCGGCTGGGAGCATTCAAAGGGTGCCCGCCTGGAAGTCCTGATCGCCGAGCGCCTCGGCATGACGGTTGTGAATGCATATGATCTGCTTACGAGGGAAACGGCATGA
- the cysC gene encoding adenylyl-sulfate kinase, which produces MSYFPNSQNQNLHAFAFSHLHAEHTRMKQKPLVIWMTGISASGKSTIADALEVALHAQGLFTCILDGDSVRGGLCRDLGFTEGDRDENIRRVAEVARLMLDTGLIVIVALISPSSASRHYARSIIGNEHFVEVHVDAPLETAEQRDPKGLYKKARSGLIKHFTGIDSHYDVPVFPEVHLNTQALSVEQSVVTILEWIAQRGTQT; this is translated from the coding sequence ATGAGTTATTTTCCGAACAGTCAAAACCAAAACCTGCATGCGTTTGCATTCAGCCATCTGCATGCCGAACACACTCGAATGAAGCAGAAGCCTCTGGTCATCTGGATGACCGGTATTTCCGCTTCCGGCAAGTCGACGATTGCCGATGCGTTGGAGGTCGCGTTGCACGCACAAGGCCTGTTCACCTGCATCCTTGATGGTGATTCGGTGCGCGGCGGGTTGTGCCGCGACCTGGGGTTTACCGAGGGTGACCGCGATGAAAATATCCGCCGGGTCGCGGAGGTGGCGCGCTTGATGCTCGATACCGGGCTGATCGTGATCGTGGCGCTGATCTCACCTTCATCGGCGAGCCGGCATTACGCACGCTCTATTATCGGTAACGAGCATTTCGTCGAAGTGCATGTTGATGCGCCCTTGGAAACAGCCGAACAACGTGATCCCAAAGGCTTATATAAAAAGGCCCGGTCGGGGCTGATCAAGCACTTCACCGGTATCGACTCTCACTATGACGTACCCGTCTTTCCCGAAGTGCACTTGAATACCCAGGCGCTGTCCGTTGAACAGTCGGTAGTGACTATTCTTGAGTGGATCGCGCAGCGCGGTACGCAAACTTAA
- a CDS encoding cytosine deaminase, which yields MHIINARLRNREGLHDLHLEHGRIASITPQTAAPVAGAGDLDAAGNLVIPPFVEPHIHLDATLTAGEPRWNMSGTLFEGIECWGERKATITQADTKTRAKKTIQALAAHGIQHVRTHVDVTDPDLTALKAMLEVREESAHLIDLQIVAFPQEGIESYRNGRELMEEAIRLGADVIGGIPHFEYTRDQGVSSVKFLMDLAERTGCLVDVHCDETDDPHSRFLEVLAEEARSRDMGARVTASHTTAMGSYDNAYCAKLFRLLGHSGISFVSCPTESIHLQGRFDSFPKRRGVTRVNELLEAGMNVCFGQDSIVDPWYPLGNGNILRVLEAGLHICHMLGYRNLQSALDLVTDNSAKAMALGDRYGLELGRPANLLILSADSDYEVIRSQGLPLYSIRNGKVLMKRQPAQVEFV from the coding sequence ATGCACATCATCAACGCCCGCCTGCGCAACCGTGAAGGCCTGCATGATCTGCACCTGGAACACGGCCGGATTGCCAGCATTACGCCACAAACAGCGGCGCCTGTAGCGGGCGCCGGCGACCTGGATGCTGCCGGCAACCTGGTGATCCCGCCCTTCGTCGAGCCCCATATCCACCTCGACGCCACCCTCACTGCCGGCGAGCCGCGCTGGAACATGAGCGGCACCTTGTTCGAAGGCATCGAGTGCTGGGGCGAGCGCAAAGCCACCATCACCCAGGCCGACACCAAGACCCGCGCCAAGAAAACCATCCAGGCCCTCGCCGCCCACGGCATCCAGCATGTGCGCACTCACGTTGACGTCACCGACCCGGACCTCACCGCGCTCAAGGCCATGTTGGAAGTGCGTGAAGAAAGCGCGCACCTGATCGACCTGCAAATCGTCGCCTTCCCTCAGGAAGGCATCGAGTCTTACCGCAATGGCCGCGAACTGATGGAGGAAGCCATCCGCCTCGGTGCCGACGTGATCGGCGGTATCCCCCATTTTGAATACACCCGCGATCAGGGCGTGAGTTCGGTCAAGTTCCTGATGGACCTGGCTGAACGCACCGGTTGCCTGGTGGACGTACACTGCGACGAGACCGACGACCCGCACTCGCGCTTCCTCGAAGTACTCGCCGAAGAAGCGCGCAGCCGCGACATGGGCGCCCGCGTCACGGCCAGCCACACCACCGCCATGGGCTCCTACGACAACGCCTACTGCGCCAAGCTGTTCCGTTTGCTGGGGCACTCCGGCATCAGTTTCGTCTCGTGCCCCACCGAGAGCATTCACCTGCAGGGCCGCTTCGACAGTTTCCCGAAACGCCGCGGTGTCACCCGCGTCAACGAACTGCTGGAGGCCGGCATGAACGTGTGTTTCGGCCAGGACTCCATCGTCGATCCCTGGTACCCCCTGGGCAATGGCAACATCCTGCGAGTGCTGGAAGCCGGCCTGCACATCTGCCACATGCTCGGCTACCGCAACCTGCAAAGCGCGCTCGACCTGGTCACCGACAACAGTGCCAAGGCCATGGCCCTGGGTGATCGCTACGGCCTGGAGCTTGGCCGCCCAGCCAACCTGCTGATCCTCTCGGCAGACAGCGACTACGAGGTCATCCGCAGCCAAGGCCTGCCGCTGTACTCGATCCGCAACGGCAAGGTGCTGATGAAACGCCAGCCGGCGCAGGTAGAGTTTGTCTAG
- a CDS encoding FecR family protein codes for MMDSRARDEAAQWFVRLQDTELSACEREQFDAWRVEKAEHQYEFDVLQGVWSATNLLPKTRLRALCAEPVERPKRRTVLRYAVAASLVAVALGLGLFSGLDHPKPYNAEFSTRLGERRQVALPDGSVMDLNSRSVVAVHFEKGRRGVELKQGEAMFSVEHDTSRPFVVAAGAGQVTVTGTRFDVRRDDDQTRVVVEAGTVKVRGRSPDEVVTLTAGLGTHVDSKGQVAASYAVNAEELTAWRTGKLVFNNASLGEVAREVSRYREHPLRVSTPAVRDLRLTSVFKANDTDALLKALPHILPVALRNLPDGSQEIISR; via the coding sequence ATGATGGATAGCCGTGCTCGCGACGAAGCCGCGCAATGGTTTGTACGCTTGCAAGACACTGAGCTGAGCGCCTGCGAGCGTGAGCAGTTCGACGCGTGGCGTGTTGAAAAAGCCGAGCATCAATACGAATTCGATGTGCTGCAAGGCGTGTGGAGCGCCACGAACTTGCTGCCCAAGACTCGCTTGCGGGCACTGTGCGCCGAACCGGTAGAACGACCCAAGCGCCGAACCGTGTTGCGTTATGCGGTGGCCGCCAGCCTGGTCGCTGTCGCCTTGGGGTTGGGCCTGTTCAGCGGTCTCGATCATCCCAAGCCCTACAACGCTGAATTCAGCACGCGCCTGGGCGAACGTCGCCAAGTGGCATTGCCTGACGGCTCGGTGATGGACCTCAATAGCCGAAGCGTGGTTGCGGTGCACTTTGAAAAAGGCCGGCGCGGCGTGGAGCTCAAGCAGGGCGAAGCCATGTTCAGTGTCGAACACGACACCAGTCGGCCCTTTGTGGTCGCCGCCGGGGCAGGGCAGGTGACAGTCACCGGTACGCGTTTTGATGTGCGTCGTGATGATGACCAAACCCGTGTGGTGGTCGAGGCCGGTACCGTGAAGGTGCGAGGCCGCTCGCCGGACGAGGTGGTGACGCTGACGGCGGGCCTGGGCACCCATGTGGATAGCAAGGGCCAGGTGGCGGCGTCCTACGCTGTGAATGCCGAAGAATTGACGGCTTGGCGCACTGGCAAGCTGGTATTCAACAACGCCTCGCTGGGTGAAGTCGCTCGGGAAGTCTCGCGTTATCGAGAGCATCCGTTGCGGGTGAGCACGCCGGCGGTCAGAGACCTGCGTCTGACCAGTGTGTTCAAGGCCAACGACACGGACGCCTTGCTAAAGGCCTTGCCGCACATCTTGCCGGTGGCCCTGCGCAACCTGCCGGATGGCAGCCAGGAAATTATTTCGCGCTGA
- a CDS encoding PucR family transcriptional regulator, which produces MSLTLGDMLALPGLESMRLRAGEGGLDNTVRWPYVAENSGIAEWVLGGELVFVTGINHPRDEANLLQMLDEACQRHVAGLVILTGPAYIQAIPQRLLDAAEAAGMPLIEQPYSLKMVLVTQAIGSALIQSEQLGRSRHDVLERLLTGDYQSLELLLHRAAQLGMSLAGHWQVVQLQLEGSELLFAKGDAAVVEAQLARQHDGINRRLRQLCAGLPVLGRAGQWTVLLPAPDAVAALKNRQLLANWLNPLNLRLAPLKLFIGLSAAAHPPARLAQAQDEARQALAAARRFSERAGLCVYDELGVLKLLSGVRDRALLDQFLNERLGPLLRHDLHHGPSLMPTLEAWFHENGNLVAAAQRLAVHRNTLTHRVQRIEALCGLTLDNSYDRLDIGIALMIWRLSA; this is translated from the coding sequence ATGAGCCTGACCCTCGGCGATATGCTGGCTCTGCCGGGCCTGGAATCCATGCGCCTGCGCGCCGGTGAAGGCGGTCTGGACAACACCGTGCGCTGGCCATACGTGGCGGAGAACAGCGGGATCGCCGAGTGGGTGTTGGGGGGCGAGCTGGTGTTCGTCACCGGCATCAATCACCCGCGGGATGAGGCCAACCTACTGCAAATGCTGGATGAAGCCTGCCAGCGACACGTGGCCGGGTTGGTTATCCTCACGGGACCTGCGTATATCCAGGCAATCCCCCAGCGCTTGCTCGACGCTGCCGAAGCGGCCGGCATGCCGCTGATCGAACAGCCCTACTCGTTGAAAATGGTGTTGGTGACCCAGGCCATCGGCTCGGCGTTGATCCAGTCCGAGCAGTTGGGGCGCTCGCGGCACGACGTACTGGAACGCTTGCTGACCGGCGACTATCAGTCCCTGGAATTACTGCTGCACCGCGCCGCCCAATTGGGCATGTCGCTGGCGGGGCATTGGCAGGTGGTGCAACTGCAACTGGAAGGCAGTGAATTGCTATTTGCCAAAGGCGATGCTGCCGTGGTGGAGGCACAACTGGCCCGGCAACACGACGGCATCAATCGGCGTTTGCGCCAGCTCTGCGCTGGGCTGCCGGTACTGGGACGGGCCGGACAATGGACGGTGCTGCTGCCTGCCCCGGATGCCGTCGCGGCTTTGAAAAACCGCCAGTTACTCGCCAATTGGCTCAACCCGCTGAACCTGCGCCTGGCGCCCCTCAAGTTGTTTATCGGCCTGAGCGCCGCCGCCCATCCACCCGCACGCCTGGCCCAGGCGCAAGATGAAGCACGCCAGGCGCTGGCCGCCGCGCGACGGTTCAGCGAACGCGCCGGACTGTGTGTGTATGACGAACTGGGCGTGCTCAAGTTGCTCAGCGGCGTGCGTGACCGCGCCCTGCTCGACCAATTTCTCAATGAGCGCCTAGGCCCGTTGCTGCGCCACGATTTGCACCATGGCCCAAGCTTGATGCCCACCCTGGAAGCCTGGTTTCACGAGAATGGTAACCTTGTGGCCGCCGCCCAGCGGCTGGCCGTGCACCGCAACACCCTGACGCACCGCGTCCAGCGTATCGAAGCCCTGTGCGGACTGACGTTGGACAATTCTTATGACCGCCTGGACATCGGTATCGCGCTGATGATCTGGCGGCTGTCTGCCTGA
- the queD gene encoding 6-carboxytetrahydropterin synthase QueD, with protein MEIFKEFTFESAHRLPHVPEGHKCGRLHGHSFKVAIHLSGDLDPHTGWIRDFSEIKAIFKPLYERLDHNYLNDIPGLENPTSEVLAKWIWNELKPLLPELSAIRIHETCTSGCIYRGE; from the coding sequence GTGGAAATCTTCAAAGAGTTTACCTTCGAGTCTGCCCACCGCCTGCCCCACGTACCGGAAGGCCACAAATGCGGGCGCCTGCATGGGCATTCATTCAAGGTGGCCATCCACCTGAGCGGCGACCTGGATCCCCATACCGGCTGGATTCGCGACTTCTCGGAGATCAAGGCGATTTTCAAGCCGCTCTATGAGCGCCTCGACCACAACTACCTCAACGACATTCCAGGCCTGGAAAACCCGACCAGCGAAGTGCTGGCCAAGTGGATCTGGAATGAGCTGAAACCGTTGTTGCCAGAACTCAGCGCGATTCGCATCCATGAGACCTGCACCAGCGGTTGTATCTATCGCGGTGAGTGA
- a CDS encoding AlpA family transcriptional regulator: MAAAEKIDRFLRLDEVLYTTGLGRNTVYRRIREGTFPKQVRIGPNSVAWRQSAIAEWMTSTTPSNDQSVH; the protein is encoded by the coding sequence ATGGCAGCAGCAGAGAAAATTGATCGCTTCCTTCGCCTCGACGAGGTGCTTTACACCACAGGCCTGGGCCGCAATACAGTTTATCGGCGGATCAGGGAGGGCACATTCCCAAAACAGGTTAGAATAGGCCCCAATTCGGTCGCTTGGCGCCAGTCGGCAATTGCTGAATGGATGACCTCAACAACGCCCAGCAACGACCAATCAGTACATTGA
- a CDS encoding TonB-dependent receptor codes for MKKLAAHNNKFSRWAPLALALAVSAALPAAYAADGIHIQAQPLGAALSQLGQQTSLQVFFSPDLVAGKQAPAVDGNLSPEQALRQLLQGSGLDYQFDAGSVTLRPLSSGTGAAGSPLELGATDIKVVGDWLGDANAEVVQNHPGARTVVRREAMVEQGAMNVGDVLRRIPGVQVQEANGTGGSDISLNVGVRGLTSRLSPRSTVLIDGVPAAFAPYGQPQLSMAPISSGNLDSIDVVRGAGSVRYGPQNVGGVINFVTRAIPEKFSGEVGTTLETSAHGGWKHIENAFIGGTADNGIGVALLYSGVKGNGYRNSNNSNDIDDVILKTHWAPTDQDDFSLNFHYYDASADMPGGLTQKQFDANPYQSVRDWDNFTGRRKDVSFKYIRQIDDRTQAEVLTYYSDSFRGSNIANIDQLTLGSYPRTYYTFGIEPRVSHVFDVGPSTQEVSVGYRYLKEGMHEQATSLLLTNNVPTPGGRSDGHVYQDRTGGTEANAFYVDNKIDIGKWTITPGIRFEDIRTEWHDRPVVPLTGARTTEKRREVNSNEPLPALSVMYHISDAWKLFANYETSFGSLQYFQVGQGGSGDQTANGLNPEKAKTYEVGTRYNDNVWGGELTFFYIDFSDELQYVSNAVGWTNLGATKHEGIEASAHYDLSNLDPRLDGLTANAGFTYTKATSVGDVPFKDRDLPLYSREVATLGLRYDVNHWTHNLDVYAQSGQRAPGTGTTYITQGTADGRYGDIPGYVSVNVRSGYDFGAQLSNLKLGVGVKNVFDQQHYTRSSDNNAGLYLGEPRTFFVQASVGF; via the coding sequence GTGAAAAAACTCGCCGCTCACAACAATAAATTCTCCCGCTGGGCGCCACTGGCCCTGGCACTCGCCGTCAGCGCCGCGCTACCTGCGGCCTACGCTGCCGACGGCATTCACATCCAGGCCCAGCCCCTGGGGGCGGCGCTGAGCCAACTGGGTCAGCAGACTTCCTTGCAAGTGTTTTTCAGCCCCGACCTGGTTGCCGGCAAGCAAGCGCCTGCAGTCGACGGCAATCTTTCACCCGAACAAGCCCTGCGCCAATTGCTGCAGGGCAGCGGCCTGGATTATCAGTTCGACGCCGGCTCCGTGACCTTGCGCCCACTGAGCAGCGGCACCGGTGCCGCTGGCTCGCCGTTGGAACTGGGGGCTACTGACATCAAGGTGGTCGGCGACTGGCTCGGTGACGCCAACGCCGAAGTGGTGCAGAACCACCCCGGCGCGCGGACGGTGGTACGCCGTGAAGCCATGGTAGAGCAGGGCGCGATGAACGTCGGCGACGTGCTGCGGCGTATCCCCGGTGTGCAAGTGCAGGAAGCCAACGGCACCGGCGGCAGCGACATTTCCCTCAACGTCGGTGTACGCGGCCTCACATCGCGCCTGTCGCCACGTTCCACCGTATTGATTGACGGTGTGCCGGCCGCGTTTGCGCCTTACGGCCAGCCGCAGCTGTCGATGGCGCCGATCTCCTCCGGCAACCTGGACAGCATCGACGTCGTCCGTGGCGCCGGCTCTGTGCGTTACGGGCCACAAAACGTGGGTGGCGTGATCAACTTCGTGACCCGCGCGATCCCTGAGAAATTCTCCGGTGAAGTCGGCACCACCCTGGAAACCTCCGCGCATGGCGGTTGGAAGCATATCGAAAACGCCTTTATCGGCGGCACCGCCGACAACGGTATCGGCGTAGCGTTGCTGTATTCCGGGGTCAAGGGCAACGGCTACCGCAACAGCAACAACTCCAACGATATTGACGACGTGATCTTGAAGACCCACTGGGCGCCGACCGATCAAGACGATTTTTCGCTGAACTTCCACTACTACGACGCCAGCGCCGACATGCCCGGCGGCCTGACCCAGAAGCAGTTCGATGCCAACCCGTACCAGTCGGTGCGTGACTGGGATAATTTCACTGGTCGGCGCAAAGACGTGTCCTTCAAGTACATCCGCCAGATCGACGACCGTACCCAGGCCGAAGTGCTGACCTACTATTCCGACAGCTTTCGCGGCAGCAACATCGCCAACATCGACCAGCTCACCCTGGGCTCGTACCCACGCACCTATTACACCTTTGGCATCGAGCCGCGTGTGTCCCACGTGTTTGATGTGGGCCCAAGCACCCAGGAAGTCAGCGTCGGTTATCGTTACCTCAAGGAGGGCATGCACGAGCAGGCCACCAGCCTGTTGCTGACGAACAATGTGCCGACGCCTGGCGGGCGCAGTGATGGCCATGTCTATCAGGACCGTACTGGCGGCACTGAGGCCAACGCGTTCTACGTCGATAACAAGATCGATATCGGCAAGTGGACCATCACCCCGGGTATCCGCTTCGAAGACATCCGCACCGAATGGCACGACCGCCCGGTTGTTCCCCTGACCGGCGCCCGCACCACCGAAAAGCGTCGCGAGGTTAACAGCAACGAGCCGCTGCCGGCCTTGAGCGTGATGTACCACATCTCCGATGCGTGGAAGTTGTTTGCCAACTACGAGACCTCGTTTGGCAGCCTGCAATACTTTCAGGTAGGCCAGGGCGGCTCGGGTGACCAGACAGCCAACGGCCTGAACCCGGAAAAAGCCAAGACCTACGAAGTGGGTACGCGCTACAACGACAATGTGTGGGGCGGCGAGCTGACGTTTTTCTACATCGACTTCTCGGATGAGCTGCAATACGTCAGCAACGCCGTAGGCTGGACCAACCTGGGCGCCACCAAGCACGAAGGGATCGAAGCGTCGGCCCATTACGACCTGTCGAACCTGGACCCGCGCCTTGACGGCCTGACCGCCAACGCGGGCTTTACCTACACCAAGGCCACCTCGGTAGGCGACGTGCCCTTCAAAGACCGAGACCTGCCGTTGTACTCCCGTGAAGTAGCGACCCTGGGCCTGCGCTACGACGTTAACCACTGGACCCACAACCTGGACGTGTACGCCCAGTCCGGCCAACGCGCACCCGGCACTGGCACGACCTACATCACCCAGGGCACAGCGGATGGCCGGTATGGCGACATCCCTGGTTATGTCTCGGTGAACGTGCGCAGCGGCTACGATTTTGGCGCACAACTGTCCAACCTCAAACTGGGCGTGGGCGTGAAGAACGTCTTTGACCAGCAGCACTACACCCGCTCCAGCGACAACAATGCCGGCCTGTACCTGGGCGAGCCGCGTACGTTCTTCGTACAGGCGAGCGTTGGCTTCTGA